The Glandiceps talaboti chromosome 1, keGlaTala1.1, whole genome shotgun sequence genome has a segment encoding these proteins:
- the LOC144453340 gene encoding protein transport protein Sec61 subunit alpha, translating to MGIKFLEVIKPFCAILPEVQKPERKIQFREKVLWTAITLFIFLVCCQIPLFGIMSSDSADPFYWMRVIMASNRGTLMELGISPIVTSGLIMQLLAGAKIIEVGDSPKDRALFNGAQKLFGMVITIGQAIVYVMTGMYGEPAELGAGICLLIILQLFVAGLIVLLLDELLQKGYGLGSGISLFIATNICETIVWKAFSPATINTGRGTEFEGAVIALFHLLATRTDKVRGLREAFYRQNLPNLMNLMSTILVFAIVIYFQGFRVDLPIKSARYRGQYASYPIKLFYTSNIPIILQSALVSNLYVISQMMSVKFAGNFFVNLLGVWDDTSSGGPARSYPVGGLCYYMSPPENLQHMVGDPLHAMLYIVFMLGSCAFFSKTWIEVSGSSAKDVAKQLKEQQMVMRGHREKSMIHELNRYIPTAAAFGGLCIGALSVLADFLGAIGSGTGILLAVTIIYQYFEIFVKEQSEMGGMGTLLF from the exons ATGGGAA TTAAATTTCTTGAAGTCATAAAGCCATTTTGTGCCATTCTACCTGAAGTACAGAAACCGGAAAGAAAG ATCCAGTTTAGAGAGAAGGTACTATGGACAGCCATCACCCTTTtcatatttttagtttgttgtCAG ATACCATTGTTTGGTATAATGTCATCAGATTCAGCTGATCCATTTTATTGGATGAGAGTCATCATGGCTTCAAATAGAG GTACCTTGATGGAACTTGGTATATCACCAATTGTCACATCAGGTCTTATCATGCAACTCTTGGCTGGAGCTAAAATCATTGAAGTTGGCGATTCTCCAAAGGACAGAGCTCTCTTCAACGGTGCACAAAAGT TGTTTGGTATGGTCATTACAATTGGACAAGCCATTGTATACGTAATGACTGGTATGTACGGTGAGCCTGCCGAATTGGGTGCTGGTATTTGTTTACTCATCATCCTCCAG tTATTTGTTGCTGGTTTGATTGTGCTTCTGTTGGATGAATTACTTCAGAAAGGTTATGGACTCGGCTCTGGTATCTCACTCTTTATTGCTACAAACATTTGCGAAACCATCGTTTGGAAAGCCTTCAGTCCAGCAACTATCAACACAGGGAGAG GTACTGAGTTTGAAGGAGCCGTCATTGCCTTATTCCACTTATTGGCAACACGTACTGACAAAGTTCGTGGTCTCCGTGAAGCTTTCTACCGTCAAAACTTGCCAAACTTGATGAACCTGATGTCAACAATCCTTGTGTTTGCAATTGTCATATACTTCCAG GGATTCCGTGTGGATCTTCCAATCAAGTCAGCTCGTTACCGTGGACAGTACGCTTCCTACCCAATCAAGTTGTTCTACACCTCTAATATCCCAATTATTCTGCAGAGTGCGCTTGTTTCCAACTTGTATGTCATTTCTCAG ATGATGTCAGTCAAATTTGCAGGAAACTTCTTTGTTAACCTTTTAGGAGTTTGGGAT GATACTTCAAGTGGAGGGCCAGCCCGTTCATACCCAGTTGGTGGGTTATGTTACTACATGTCACCACCTGAAAACTTACAACATATGGTGGGAGATCCCCTCCATGCCATGCTCTACATCGTCTTTATGCTTGGCTCCTGTGCATTCTTCTCAAAAACTTGGATTGAGGTTTCTGGATCATCAGCAAAAGAT GTTGCCAAACAATTGAAAGAACAACAGATGGTAATGAGAGGTCATCGGGAGAAATCCATGATTCATGAACTCAATAG ATACATCCCCACCGCAGCTGCCTTTGGTGGTCTCTGCATTGGAGCACTATCAGTGTTAGCTGACTTCCTGGGAGCAATTGGTTCTGGTACTGGTATATTACTGGCTGTAACAATCatctatcaatattttgaaatctttGTCAAAGAACAGAGTGAAATGGGCGGCATGGGAACATTACTATTCTAA
- the LOC144453357 gene encoding synaptotagmin-1-like: MGGTGASKTSADQPRSDPNRVQGLAKLMAARPAKRRPKNMHPFLKMLEAEDDQYDYTKQSMYLLKRLFKGMDPTVMKSIGDVRGEVKLSFKYDKYKKLFLIKLVSARELVPKDLSGKAADPYVKFELLPDHSSEGFKKSSTVENTLQPEYNEIFTFDLLEEEIAGTKLRVQVWDKDLFGKDDFMGEKLIELSQFDFKEVVTQWFELQAETDLSISGDLEITLAYRLPQTLSVTIHRGNDLVRRDPGRDSDPYVKIMIPGLPTIHQTKKQKGTLDPVWEETFEFEIPQEELSERYIVLHVVDHGFTGDNESMGQVYIDLQNLNIEEGYSGKFQLADLKNHDRVRSKLSQKALVQEFKEAMYAHAVYKQAGFLFQKQEGNKVVKVENKQAGTSAKLRIIEGVPM, encoded by the exons ATGGGAGGAACCGGAGCTTCGAAGACAAGTGCGGACCAACCAAGATCCGACCCAAACAGGGTTCAAGGGCTTGCTAAACTTATGGCAGCGAGGCCAGCGAAGAGGAGACCCAAAAATATGCACCCTTTCTTGAAGATGTTAGAAGCAGAAGACGATCAGTATGATTATACAAAG CAAAGTATGTACTTACTGAAGAGGCTGTTTAAAGGTATGGACCCCACAGTGATGAAGTCTATTGGAGATGTCAGAGGAGAAGTCAAATTGTCATTCAAATATGACAAGTACAAGAAGCTTTTTTTGATCAAGTTAGTGAGTGCGAGAGAACTTGTCCCTAAAGATCTGAGTGGGAAGGCAGCGGATCCCTATGTCAAG TTTGAGTTGCTTCCAGATCATAGTTCAGAAGGATTCAAGAAGTCCAGCACAGTTGAGAATACTCTACAACcagaatacaatgaaatattcaCCTTTGATTTACTAGAGGAAGAAATAGCAGGCACAAAACTCAGAGTCCAGGTTTGGGACAAAGATCTCTTTGGCAAAGATGACTTCATGGGAGAGAAACTTATTGAACTCTCACAGTTTGACTTCAAAGAAGTTGTTACACAGTGGTTTGAGTTGCAAGCCGAG ACTGACCTGAGTATCTCTGGAGATCTGGAAATTACCCTAGCATACCGATTACCACAGACATTGTCAGTAACAATACATAGGGGCAATGACCTGGTCAGGAGAGACCCAGGACGCGATTCTGATCCGTATGTGAAGATAATGATACCTGgtctaccaaccatacatcAGACAAAG AAACAGAAAGGTACCTTGGATCCAGTTTGGGAAGAAACCTTTGAGTTTGAAATACCACAGGAAGAATTATCAGAGAG GTATATTGTGTTACATGTAGTTGACCATGGCTTTACTGGTGATAATGAATCCATGGGACAGGTCTATATAGATCTGCAAAATCTCAACATTGAAGAGGGTTACTCAGGCAAATTCCAACTTGCTGACTTG AAAAATCATGATCGTGTGAGGAGTAAATTGTCTCAGAAAGCACTTGTACAAGAGTTTAAAGAAGCTATGTATGCTCATGCAGTGTACAAACAAGCAGGGTTCTTGTTCCAGAAACAGGAAGGCAATaag GTAGTAAAAGTGGAAAACAAGCAAGCAGGAACATCAGCCAAGCTAAGAATTATTGAAGGAGTACcaatgtaa
- the LOC144453349 gene encoding ruvB-like 1, which translates to MKIEEVKSTTKTQRIATHSHVKGLGLDDSGMAISAAAGLVGQELAREAAGVVVDLIRSKKMAGRAVLLAGPPGTGKTALALAIAQELGSKVPFCPMVGSEVFSTEIKKTEVLMENFRRAIGLRIKEVKEVYEGEVTELTPCETENPMGGYGKTVSHVIIGLKTAKGTKQLKLDPSIYESLQKEKVEVGDVIYIEANSGAVKRQGRSDTFATEFDLEAEEYVPLPKGDVHKKKEVIQDVTLHDLDVANARPQGGHDIMSMMGQLMKPKKTEITDKLRKEINKVVNKYIDQGVAELVPGVLFIDEVHMLDIECFTYLHRALESSLSPIVIFATNRGRCTIRGTDDIISPHGIPLDLLDRVMIIRTLPYSQDEMVQIINIRAQTEGIQTDEDALTCLGEIGAKTTLRYAVQLLTPASLLARINGRDGVVKEDIEEISELFYDAKSSAKILAAQEDKFMK; encoded by the exons ATGAAGATCGAAGAAGTTAAATCGACCACCAAAACACAGAGGATTGCCACGCATAGTCATGTGAAAGGTCTAGGGTTAGATGATAGTGGCATGGCTATTTCTGCGGCCGCTGGCTTGGTTGGCCAGGAACTTGCAAGAGAG GCTGCTGGAGTGGTTGTTGACTTGATCAGATCCAAGAAAATGGCTGGTAGAGCAGTGCTCCTTGCGGGTCCTCCAGGTACCGGTAAAACAGCACTGGCTCTAGCCATTGCTCAGGAGTTAGGGTCTAAAGTTCCTTTCTGTCCAATGGTTGGAAGTGAAGTCTTCTCAACAGAAATTAAAAAGACTGAAGTTCTCATGGAAAATTTCAGAAGAGCAATTG GGCTGAGAATcaaagaagtgaaagaagtctATGAAGGAGAGGTAACAGAGTTGACACCTTGTGAAACAGAAAATCCAATGGGAG GGTATGGCAAGACAGTCAGTCATGTTATTATCGGTCTAAAAACTGCAAAAGGAACCAAACAGCTGAAGCTTGATCCCTCAATTTATGAAAGTTTACAGAAAGAGAAAGTTGAGGTTGGAGATGTTATCTACATAGAAGCTAACAGTGGTGCTGTTAAG AGACAAGGTAGATCGGATACCTTTGCCACAGAGTTTGATTTAGAAGCTGAGGAGTATGTACCACTGCCAAAAGGAGATGTACATAAGAAGAAAGAAGTTATTCAAGATGTTACACTTCATGATTTAGATGTTGCTAATGCTCGGCCACAG GGAGGGCATGATATTATGTCAATGATGGGTCAGTTGATGAAACCCAAGAAGACCGAAATCACAGATAAACTGAGGAAAGAAATCAACAAAGTAGTAAACAAATACATAGACCAAGGAGTAGCAGAGTTGGTACCTggtgttttatttattgatgaaGTACACATGTTGGATATTGAATGTTTTACATACCTGCATAGAGCATTGGAGTCATCATTGTCACCCATTGTTATATTTGCTACAAACAGAGGCCGGTGCACTATCAG GGGTACTGATGATATCATATCTCCACACGGTATTCCACTTGATTTACTAGATAGAGTTATGATCATCAGAACACTGCCATATTCACAGGATGAAATGGTACAG ATTATCAACATCCGAGCACAGACAGAGGGTATACAAACGGATGAGGATGCTCTGACTTGTCTTGGAGAAATTGGTGCAAAAACAACTCTTCG ATATGCTGTGCAGTTGTTAACACCAGCCAGTTTACTGGCAAGAATTAATGGCAGAGATGGTGTTGTCAAAGAAGATATTGAAGAAATCAGTGAATTGTTTTATGATGCTAAATCATCAGCTAAAATTCTTGCAGCGCAAGAagacaaatttatgaaataa